The proteins below are encoded in one region of Syntrophotalea carbinolica DSM 2380:
- the ptsP gene encoding phosphoenolpyruvate--protein phosphotransferase, which yields MTPKTKNHIGLRTLEDISTLILKSHDLHETLQNIVSVVARRTLSDVCSIYLLDDDRQTLRLLATKGLSRRAVGRVTMKVSEGLTGLVVEKRQVVALQEPQNHPRYRYFKETGEERYHSFLGIPLFDRNIPIGVLVIQSRAPRRFSDEDISGLSTIAFQVASIVVNARLLDSIQHKEAQANRYVEALRQAAGAPRPSQPEETAETTRESALRGVVAYPGLASGPAHVMSAEHGLTDILDEEVLAPEQEKALLEEALEKTCIQTIYLEKRMAERLSQADASIFHTHLMILEDRAMQQRLQEEIEEGHGARYAIEKVIGNYVEAFERMEDPYLRERAADMRDIGRRLLANLAGQSPHTLHLKHPGILIAREILPSDMAALDHEQIRGIVTEAGERNSHAVIMAKSLGIPALVGVRGILKKVAPEEHVILDANSGLLHISPGSQVADEYHRLEEDAGRQLHQIEKFRDLPAQTRDGVKVVLRANVGLVSDIDIARRNGAEGVGLYRTEFPYMIRPDFPSRDEQYQLYSRVVKEFNGLPVTIRTLDIGGDKALPYFKPPHEDNPFMGWRSVRVSLDNRDIFRTQIEAILMAACHGPVKMLFPMISGIEEIRACKAVVEEARQNLSSQGIAFQADVPLGMMVEVPAAVQLAERLAREVDFFALGTNDLIQYLLAADRNNALVNRYYDPLHPAVLQVLHNIASIAKRQNKGLCLCGEMANDPLNLLALIGMGIREFSMAAPFIPRMKMMLSRISSLEAEDVAKQVLEMTESSEIRASLTKLLKTTDSSF from the coding sequence ATGACGCCGAAAACCAAAAACCACATAGGACTACGCACCCTTGAAGATATCAGTACCCTGATTCTCAAGTCCCATGACCTGCACGAAACCCTGCAAAATATCGTATCGGTCGTTGCCCGCCGCACTTTGTCGGACGTCTGTTCCATCTACCTGCTGGATGACGATCGCCAAACCTTGCGCCTGCTCGCTACCAAGGGTTTGTCCCGGCGCGCCGTCGGTCGCGTCACCATGAAGGTCAGCGAAGGCTTGACCGGCCTGGTGGTGGAAAAGCGCCAGGTCGTCGCCCTGCAGGAACCGCAGAATCATCCACGTTATCGCTATTTCAAGGAAACCGGCGAAGAGAGGTATCACAGTTTTCTGGGGATTCCGCTGTTCGACCGCAACATCCCGATCGGAGTGCTCGTCATTCAAAGTCGCGCACCGCGACGGTTCAGCGACGAAGACATCAGCGGATTGTCGACCATCGCCTTTCAGGTGGCCTCCATCGTGGTGAACGCCCGCCTGCTTGACTCCATCCAGCATAAGGAGGCCCAGGCGAACCGCTACGTCGAAGCCTTACGGCAGGCCGCCGGTGCACCGCGTCCTTCGCAGCCGGAGGAGACCGCCGAAACCACCAGGGAAAGCGCACTACGAGGGGTGGTGGCCTATCCCGGCCTGGCATCCGGCCCCGCCCATGTGATGTCTGCAGAACACGGACTGACCGACATTCTTGACGAGGAGGTGCTCGCACCGGAACAGGAAAAAGCGCTGCTTGAAGAGGCCCTCGAAAAAACCTGCATCCAGACCATCTACCTGGAAAAACGCATGGCCGAAAGACTGTCCCAGGCCGATGCCAGCATTTTTCACACCCACCTGATGATTCTCGAGGACCGGGCCATGCAGCAACGTCTCCAGGAGGAGATCGAAGAGGGACACGGTGCGCGCTACGCAATTGAAAAGGTCATCGGTAATTACGTGGAAGCCTTCGAGCGGATGGAGGATCCCTACCTGCGAGAGCGCGCAGCCGATATGCGCGATATCGGCCGCCGCCTACTGGCCAACCTGGCCGGGCAATCTCCGCACACGCTGCACTTAAAACACCCGGGCATTCTCATCGCCCGGGAAATCCTGCCTTCGGACATGGCCGCCCTCGATCATGAACAGATTCGCGGTATTGTCACGGAGGCCGGGGAGCGCAATTCCCACGCTGTCATCATGGCAAAGTCGCTGGGGATCCCGGCGCTGGTCGGCGTGCGCGGCATCCTGAAAAAAGTGGCCCCCGAGGAACATGTGATTCTCGATGCCAACTCGGGCCTGCTGCACATCAGCCCCGGTTCCCAGGTTGCGGATGAATATCACAGACTTGAGGAAGATGCCGGCCGGCAACTGCATCAGATCGAAAAATTCCGCGACCTACCCGCCCAGACCCGGGACGGGGTCAAGGTGGTGCTTCGCGCCAATGTCGGCCTTGTCAGCGACATCGACATCGCCCGCCGCAACGGTGCCGAGGGCGTTGGACTTTATCGTACCGAATTCCCCTATATGATCCGCCCCGACTTTCCCAGCCGAGACGAACAATACCAGCTCTATTCAAGGGTGGTAAAGGAATTCAACGGTCTGCCGGTGACCATCCGCACCCTCGATATCGGCGGCGACAAGGCGTTGCCCTATTTCAAGCCTCCTCACGAAGACAATCCGTTTATGGGCTGGCGCTCCGTCAGAGTGTCCCTGGACAACCGGGATATTTTCCGCACCCAGATCGAAGCCATACTCATGGCCGCCTGCCATGGTCCGGTCAAGATGCTGTTTCCGATGATTTCGGGGATTGAAGAAATCCGGGCCTGCAAAGCCGTTGTGGAGGAAGCCCGCCAGAATCTGAGCAGCCAGGGAATAGCTTTTCAGGCCGATGTACCGCTGGGCATGATGGTGGAAGTTCCGGCGGCCGTTCAATTGGCGGAGCGACTGGCCCGGGAAGTCGACTTTTTCGCCCTGGGAACCAACGATCTGATCCAGTACCTGCTGGCAGCCGATCGGAATAACGCCCTGGTCAATCGTTATTACGATCCTCTGCATCCGGCAGTGTTGCAGGTTCTGCATAATATCGCGAGCATTGCCAAACGGCAGAACAAGGGCCTGTGCCTGTGCGGTGAAATGGCCAACGACCCTCTTAATCTGCTGGCGCTGATCGGCATGGGGATCAGGGAATTTTCCATGGCGGCGCCTTTTATCCCCCGCATGAAAATGATGCTCAGCCGCATATCGAGCCTCGAAGCCGAGGATGTCGCAAAGCAGGTGCTGGAGATGACAGAAAGCAGTGAAATTCGCGCCAGCTTGACAAAACTGCTTAAAACCACCGACAGCTCTTTCTGA
- a CDS encoding PilZ domain-containing protein — MKRLLLGEHRENLLTDLDLILKHWGYRVLAAYRQDRLNKLCRDTNPDLLIVNANWLSVGADPEILQTVTQCLENGASLIALKCPDQPCPIDLPHELLDVPIDVFQLFSAIQNHLEKHPRQNMRLALNLPGMVCRHHKCHLSEILSLSTRGLFMKTGFRMDQGEKFRIVLPLLGMKQELELTGRVLYCVHPDPKNNYQQGLGVEFIDLQPDNYRLLERYIENCFMEELSVQKVRCDWQTNTQAGAVPNMTLHLPALT, encoded by the coding sequence ATGAAACGCCTGCTCCTTGGAGAACATAGAGAAAACCTTCTTACCGACCTGGATCTTATCCTTAAACACTGGGGATATCGGGTACTGGCTGCCTACCGCCAGGACCGCCTCAACAAGTTATGCCGGGACACAAACCCCGACCTGCTTATCGTTAATGCCAATTGGCTCTCCGTTGGAGCGGATCCGGAAATACTGCAAACCGTCACCCAATGCCTGGAAAACGGCGCCTCCCTGATTGCCCTGAAATGCCCCGATCAACCATGCCCCATCGACCTGCCCCACGAACTGCTGGATGTGCCGATTGATGTATTCCAGCTATTCTCCGCCATCCAGAACCATCTCGAAAAACATCCCAGACAAAACATGCGCCTGGCATTAAATCTGCCGGGAATGGTGTGCCGTCACCATAAGTGCCACTTGAGCGAGATCCTCAGTCTCAGTACCCGAGGACTCTTCATGAAAACCGGGTTCCGCATGGACCAAGGTGAAAAGTTTCGGATCGTCTTGCCCTTGCTGGGCATGAAACAGGAGCTTGAACTGACAGGGCGTGTATTGTATTGCGTCCATCCGGACCCGAAAAACAATTATCAACAGGGACTAGGTGTCGAGTTCATCGACCTGCAGCCAGATAACTATCGGCTGCTTGAACGCTATATCGAAAACTGCTTCATGGAAGAGTTATCGGTCCAGAAGGTTCGCTGTGATTGGCAGACGAACACGCAGGCCGGCGCCGTACCAAACATGACTTTGCACCTCCCCGCCTTGACCTGA
- a CDS encoding MucR family transcriptional regulator, with the protein MANLLEMAAEIVASHASTTPMSKEELIAELNDLHQALSAIESGTALEGGAEQEETSQAPVVSRKKAFGKDKVVCMICGKPMKTLARHLKTAHGMTASEYRKQFDIPRTQPLAARAYSESRRQMAIDRGLGENLAKARAQKAKSKAKK; encoded by the coding sequence ATGGCAAATTTACTTGAAATGGCCGCGGAAATCGTTGCTTCTCACGCATCGACCACACCGATGTCCAAAGAGGAACTTATTGCAGAACTCAACGATTTACATCAAGCATTGAGCGCAATCGAAAGCGGAACAGCGCTGGAAGGTGGTGCCGAACAAGAAGAAACATCCCAGGCACCGGTTGTTTCCCGTAAAAAGGCGTTTGGAAAAGACAAAGTGGTTTGCATGATTTGTGGCAAGCCGATGAAAACGCTGGCTCGCCACCTGAAAACCGCCCACGGCATGACCGCCTCCGAATATCGGAAGCAGTTTGACATCCCCCGTACCCAGCCTCTGGCCGCACGCGCTTACTCCGAAAGCCGTCGTCAAATGGCCATCGATCGGGGCCTGGGAGAGAATCTGGCCAAAGCCCGTGCTCAAAAAGCCAAAAGCAAAGCTAAAAAATAA
- a CDS encoding DUF2914 domain-containing protein — protein sequence MLGMLLLVIFCQTLCAEPLGMEAADVVVTTGIRDRMPVDAVESYAATVKNLFCFSRITGARVDETVWHVWYHEGREVAKIGLPVRSSNWRTWSKKTFFKASQGVWRVDVMDGRGQILGSQKFHLL from the coding sequence ATGCTGGGAATGTTGTTGCTGGTGATTTTCTGCCAGACATTATGTGCGGAGCCTTTAGGTATGGAGGCCGCGGATGTTGTTGTGACAACCGGAATCCGCGATCGTATGCCGGTTGACGCGGTAGAGTCCTATGCCGCCACGGTAAAGAATCTTTTTTGTTTTTCGCGCATCACCGGAGCCCGGGTGGATGAAACGGTATGGCACGTCTGGTATCACGAGGGGCGCGAGGTGGCAAAGATCGGGTTGCCTGTGAGGTCGTCGAACTGGAGAACCTGGTCAAAAAAGACCTTTTTTAAGGCATCGCAAGGTGTTTGGCGGGTGGATGTGATGGACGGCCGGGGGCAGATACTCGGTTCGCAAAAATTTCATCTGCTTTAA
- a CDS encoding phosphopentomutase gives MTLRKWQRVVLIVLDGVGVGGQPDASAYGDQGASTLPHVAERCGGLKLPTLEKLGLGRIVPIAGVDAVAEPSALYGRMLERSKGKDTTTGHWELAGLVQGEPFASYPKGFPDEIIDAFAGLAGVRPLGNIAASGTEILKQLGMEHLQTGRPIVYTSVDSVFQIAAHEEVMSCEALYALCEGMRKVLDRYRVGRVIARPFVGTSAENFERTSGRRDFAMPPQGDTLLNDMQNAGMTVLGVGKISDIFAGQGISRALKSTDNADGMRKTREALAQIERGLVFTNLVDFDMLYGHRLDALGFGRALEEFDAWLGGFLADFRDSDLLIITADHGCDPTTPGTDHTRESVPLLVWSPALVCGQDLGVRESFSDAAATIADLFDLEIRTGQSFMDRLL, from the coding sequence ATGACCTTACGAAAATGGCAGCGCGTTGTTCTGATCGTCCTGGATGGTGTCGGCGTCGGCGGCCAGCCGGATGCCTCTGCATATGGAGACCAGGGGGCCAGTACCTTGCCTCACGTGGCCGAACGTTGCGGAGGCTTGAAACTACCGACCCTGGAGAAACTCGGTCTGGGCAGGATTGTGCCCATTGCCGGTGTTGACGCCGTGGCGGAGCCCAGCGCTCTGTATGGACGCATGCTGGAGCGATCCAAGGGGAAAGACACGACTACGGGGCACTGGGAGTTGGCCGGATTGGTTCAAGGTGAACCTTTTGCATCTTACCCCAAAGGGTTTCCCGATGAGATTATCGACGCCTTTGCCGGGCTGGCCGGTGTGCGTCCCCTGGGTAATATCGCAGCCAGCGGCACCGAGATTCTCAAACAACTCGGCATGGAACATTTGCAGACCGGGCGACCTATCGTCTATACCAGTGTTGATTCGGTTTTTCAAATTGCCGCACATGAGGAGGTTATGTCGTGTGAAGCTCTCTATGCTTTATGCGAAGGCATGCGGAAAGTGCTTGATCGCTATCGTGTGGGGAGGGTCATTGCTCGACCTTTTGTCGGAACCAGCGCCGAGAATTTTGAGAGAACCTCGGGGCGCCGGGATTTCGCCATGCCGCCTCAGGGCGATACCTTGCTGAACGATATGCAAAACGCCGGCATGACGGTTTTGGGCGTGGGGAAAATCAGTGATATCTTTGCCGGCCAAGGGATCAGCCGTGCGTTGAAAAGTACCGATAACGCCGATGGCATGCGCAAGACCCGTGAAGCCCTGGCACAAATCGAGCGAGGGCTGGTGTTCACCAATCTTGTGGATTTCGATATGCTCTACGGTCATCGTCTCGATGCGCTTGGATTCGGCCGGGCCTTGGAGGAGTTTGACGCCTGGTTGGGAGGTTTTTTGGCGGATTTTCGTGATAGCGACCTGTTGATTATCACTGCAGATCATGGCTGCGATCCGACCACGCCAGGGACGGATCATACCAGGGAGAGTGTGCCGCTTCTGGTCTGGAGTCCGGCGCTTGTTTGCGGGCAGGATCTTGGAGTCCGTGAAAGTTTTTCCGATGCGGCGGCGACTATCGCCGACCTGTTTGACCTTGAAATCCGTACGGGCCAAAGTTTTATGGATCGGTTACTCTGA
- a CDS encoding bifunctional diguanylate cyclase/phosphodiesterase, giving the protein MKWSWKRFLGMGLVILFLNGTLLMLNRGVFLKSFTRLENDRAYETLHRVVGVYQENLAFLERMTKDWANWDDAYAFMQTRDPSFITSNVVDSTFSTLNVNVILFLDEQGLPVAGKAYDLIRHGAVPMYVGLQDHFTTESFATLVEHQRRGVTGLLRLPQGLLMLSWQPILTGEGQGPSRGALLMGRLLDSRELDRLGAKAEQSLEFGRLHSGPSWPSWSEQSTAAPEILLRVVDATRIRARVLFRDIFGVPAAVIGTNLSRDIYAQGLQSIIYFHIWLLVVSLMAGVCILVIWDRLAGSRQRQRDSEHLFQHLFQFSADAFFLCEEQGRFVDVNHQSCAVLGFDRQKLLSLSWSDITDAAIGNLLSRTQRLSTAAPVPMEATFTGNRGRTFVGDVSVTHLEIQDQVLFFVLVRDITERKAADTMLRKQKARLNYLAYHDVLTGLPNRLKAIELLQTYIGRANQRDTMVAVLIFDLDRFKNLNESLGHETGDEILMEVARRIQEMLRDTDVVARFGGDEFLVLLEHVADSTGVKHVAEKLLEAIAQPLRIGEQQFYLTGSIGISLYPKHGENAQTILKAADSAMYFAKEQGRNTYRFFIPSINVEVEERLYLETDLRQALNLEQFMLFYQPEFNLHTGKVECLETLLRWQHPKRGIVGPGEFIPLAEDTGLIVPIGEWVLQEACRQVIAWREQGLPSIRVAVNISARQFRQSGFIEMVFRVLKQYGLAAEWLELEITESFVIQSAEHALNMFKVLRQSGISLAVDDFGQGYSSLSYLRKFPFTKLKMDRAFVKNVVNDPHDEAIAAAIIAMGDSLGQEVVAEGIETREQLDTLRTLGCPCGQGYYLALPMEGPKMAEFLQRVTGDSPAVLRAFRK; this is encoded by the coding sequence GTGAAGTGGTCTTGGAAACGATTTTTAGGTATGGGGCTGGTGATTCTTTTTTTGAATGGCACCCTGCTGATGCTTAATCGTGGTGTCTTTCTCAAAAGCTTTACGCGTTTGGAAAATGATCGTGCCTATGAAACCCTGCATCGTGTGGTTGGCGTTTATCAGGAAAACCTGGCATTTCTTGAACGCATGACCAAGGATTGGGCCAACTGGGATGATGCTTATGCGTTTATGCAGACCCGCGATCCATCATTTATAACAAGCAATGTGGTGGACAGCACTTTTTCAACGCTGAACGTCAATGTCATTCTTTTTCTGGATGAACAAGGGCTGCCGGTTGCCGGCAAGGCTTATGACTTAATCAGGCATGGGGCTGTCCCCATGTATGTGGGGCTGCAAGATCATTTTACCACGGAGAGTTTCGCAACCCTTGTCGAACATCAACGACGGGGAGTAACGGGTTTGCTGCGTTTGCCTCAGGGACTTCTGATGCTGTCCTGGCAGCCGATACTGACCGGCGAAGGCCAGGGGCCATCGCGGGGAGCGTTGCTCATGGGGCGTTTACTGGATAGCAGGGAATTGGACAGGCTCGGTGCCAAGGCAGAACAGTCTCTGGAGTTCGGCCGGCTTCATTCCGGTCCATCGTGGCCTTCCTGGTCGGAGCAAAGCACCGCCGCCCCTGAGATCCTATTGCGGGTTGTCGATGCAACACGCATACGAGCACGGGTATTGTTCCGGGATATATTCGGCGTACCCGCGGCCGTGATTGGCACCAATCTTTCCAGGGATATCTATGCGCAGGGGCTGCAATCCATTATTTACTTTCATATCTGGTTGCTCGTGGTCAGTCTTATGGCTGGAGTCTGTATCCTGGTTATCTGGGACAGACTGGCAGGGTCCCGGCAGAGACAGCGCGATAGCGAACATCTCTTTCAGCATTTGTTTCAATTCTCGGCCGATGCCTTTTTCCTATGTGAAGAGCAGGGCCGGTTTGTCGATGTCAATCACCAGTCCTGTGCAGTTCTTGGTTTTGACCGTCAAAAACTTTTATCCCTGAGCTGGTCGGATATTACCGATGCCGCCATCGGCAACCTTCTGTCACGCACCCAGCGACTGAGTACGGCGGCCCCCGTCCCCATGGAGGCCACGTTTACAGGTAATCGTGGGCGCACCTTTGTGGGCGATGTCAGCGTTACGCATCTGGAAATCCAAGACCAGGTATTGTTTTTCGTTCTGGTGCGGGATATCACCGAACGCAAGGCAGCCGATACCATGCTGCGAAAACAAAAGGCGCGACTGAATTACCTCGCTTATCATGACGTATTAACCGGTTTGCCCAATCGACTCAAGGCCATAGAGCTTTTGCAAACCTATATCGGGCGGGCCAACCAGCGCGATACCATGGTTGCGGTGTTGATTTTCGATCTGGATCGGTTCAAGAATCTCAACGAGTCCCTGGGGCATGAGACGGGTGACGAAATTCTCATGGAGGTGGCCCGGCGAATTCAGGAAATGCTGCGTGACACGGATGTGGTGGCGCGGTTCGGCGGGGATGAGTTTCTGGTTTTGCTGGAGCATGTGGCGGATAGCACCGGCGTTAAACATGTGGCCGAAAAACTGTTGGAAGCCATTGCCCAGCCACTGCGGATCGGCGAACAGCAATTCTATCTCACCGGTAGCATCGGCATAAGCTTGTACCCCAAGCATGGCGAAAATGCGCAGACCATTCTGAAGGCGGCGGACAGTGCCATGTATTTTGCGAAAGAGCAGGGCCGTAATACCTACCGGTTTTTTATCCCTTCGATTAATGTCGAGGTGGAGGAACGGCTCTATCTGGAGACGGACCTGCGCCAGGCGCTCAACCTGGAACAGTTCATGCTGTTCTATCAACCGGAATTCAATTTGCACACTGGCAAGGTGGAATGCCTTGAAACCCTGTTGCGCTGGCAGCATCCGAAGCGGGGGATCGTGGGACCCGGTGAATTTATCCCCCTGGCCGAGGATACGGGGCTGATTGTACCTATCGGTGAGTGGGTATTGCAGGAGGCTTGCAGGCAGGTCATAGCCTGGAGAGAACAGGGCCTGCCATCGATACGCGTGGCGGTCAATATATCCGCACGCCAGTTCCGGCAATCAGGATTTATCGAAATGGTTTTCCGGGTCCTTAAGCAGTATGGTCTGGCTGCCGAGTGGCTCGAGTTGGAGATTACCGAAAGTTTCGTAATTCAGAGCGCCGAGCATGCACTTAATATGTTCAAGGTCTTGCGGCAGTCCGGGATCAGCCTGGCTGTGGACGATTTCGGGCAGGGCTATTCTTCCTTAAGTTACCTGAGAAAGTTTCCCTTCACCAAGTTAAAGATGGATCGCGCTTTTGTGAAAAACGTGGTGAACGATCCCCATGACGAAGCGATCGCCGCAGCCATTATCGCCATGGGGGATTCGCTGGGACAGGAGGTGGTTGCCGAGGGGATCGAAACCCGCGAACAACTCGATACCCTGCGCACACTCGGTTGCCCCTGCGGGCAGGGCTATTATCTGGCCTTGCCCATGGAAGGCCCCAAGATGGCGGAATTTCTGCAACGCGTCACGGGCGATAGCCCGGCGGTGCTGAGGGCCTTTCGTAAATAA
- a CDS encoding valine--tRNA ligase, protein MEPKLPKGYEPHDVEAKWYEFWTENGLFHADENSPKNPFSIVIPPPNVTGVLHMGHALNNTLQDILARWKRMDGHEVLWQPGTDHAGIATQNVVEKQLAAEGSSRHDLGREGFVDRVWQWRTESGGQIINQLKRLGASCDWERERFTMDEGLSRAVREVFVTLYEEGLIYRDNRLINWCPRCHTALSDLEVEHQDQKGNLWHLRYPVVGTDRHLVVATTRPETMLGDTAVAVHPEDERYADLIGKFIMLPLMDRQIPIIADEYVDKEFGSGAVKITPAHDFNDFEIGKRHDLEFINIFDESGVVNGNGGRYQGLERFEARTRVLADLDAAGLLEQTEEHLNAVGECYRCKTVIEPYMSLQWYVNVQPLAEKAIEAVQTGQTRIIPQQWEKTYFEWMFNIRDWCISRQIWWGHRIPAWFCAACNEVTVSREDPTACSHCGATELRQETDVLDTWFSSALWPFSTMGWPDKTVALEKFYPTSCLVTGFDILFFWVARMMMMGLKFMGQVPFKDVYIHALVRDAQGQKMSKSKGNVIDPLTVIDEYGTDAFRFTLAAFAAQGRDVKLSVDRIAGYRNFVNKLWNASRFALMNLEDFDPSGIDLDDCQLTLAERWILTRLIDVAAETGKALEEYKFNEAASVLYAFTWHEFCDWYIELSKDDLYGEDAARKATSQAVLYTVLEQLLRLLHPLMPFVTEEIWQALPGERPAVSIMSAAFSTVSELPEDRQGASHMERIMDVIKGVRNIRGEMNVPPGKRIAAVLDCKTSKAAEVMAAGEGYIKSLARIDDLAFGVAVERPAQAATQVAGDIEILLPLAGLIDLDEEQKRLNKEIAKVEKDVLMFSKKLSNESFLAKAPAAVLEKDRQKLADAEEKLSILKQGLEKLAALQ, encoded by the coding sequence ATGGAACCGAAACTTCCCAAAGGATATGAGCCTCACGATGTCGAGGCCAAATGGTATGAATTCTGGACTGAAAATGGCTTGTTTCATGCGGATGAGAATTCTCCCAAGAACCCTTTTTCCATTGTAATCCCTCCTCCCAATGTTACCGGCGTGCTGCATATGGGGCATGCTCTTAACAATACCCTGCAGGATATTCTGGCGCGCTGGAAGCGTATGGATGGTCACGAAGTGTTGTGGCAACCCGGAACGGATCATGCCGGCATCGCCACACAGAATGTGGTGGAAAAACAATTGGCGGCGGAAGGCAGCAGCCGGCATGACTTAGGCCGGGAAGGGTTCGTCGACCGGGTATGGCAATGGCGCACCGAGTCCGGCGGGCAGATCATCAATCAGCTCAAGCGGTTGGGGGCTTCCTGTGATTGGGAGCGCGAACGGTTTACGATGGATGAGGGACTGTCCCGAGCCGTGCGGGAAGTGTTTGTCACCCTCTACGAAGAGGGGCTGATCTATCGCGACAACCGGTTGATCAACTGGTGTCCGCGCTGCCATACGGCCCTCTCCGATCTCGAAGTGGAGCATCAGGATCAGAAGGGTAACCTCTGGCACCTGCGTTACCCCGTGGTGGGCACCGATCGCCACCTGGTGGTTGCCACCACGCGTCCGGAGACCATGCTCGGCGATACCGCCGTTGCCGTGCATCCGGAAGACGAACGGTATGCCGACCTGATCGGGAAGTTCATCATGCTGCCGTTGATGGATCGCCAGATTCCCATCATCGCTGACGAATATGTCGATAAGGAATTCGGCAGCGGCGCGGTCAAGATTACGCCGGCCCACGATTTCAACGATTTTGAAATCGGTAAACGGCACGATCTTGAATTTATCAACATCTTCGACGAGTCCGGTGTCGTCAACGGCAACGGCGGTCGCTACCAGGGACTCGAACGGTTTGAAGCACGCACCCGGGTCCTTGCCGATCTGGATGCCGCCGGTTTGCTTGAACAGACCGAAGAGCATCTCAATGCCGTCGGCGAATGTTACCGCTGTAAAACCGTTATCGAGCCTTATATGAGTCTGCAATGGTATGTCAATGTGCAGCCTTTGGCGGAAAAAGCCATTGAAGCGGTACAGACCGGGCAGACCCGGATCATTCCCCAGCAATGGGAAAAAACCTATTTCGAGTGGATGTTCAATATCCGCGACTGGTGTATCAGCCGTCAGATCTGGTGGGGACACCGTATCCCCGCATGGTTCTGCGCAGCATGCAACGAAGTGACCGTTTCCCGTGAGGATCCCACCGCCTGCAGCCATTGCGGCGCGACAGAACTGCGGCAGGAAACCGATGTCCTCGATACCTGGTTCAGTTCCGCTTTATGGCCGTTCTCCACCATGGGGTGGCCGGATAAGACTGTGGCCCTGGAGAAATTCTATCCGACCTCCTGCCTGGTCACCGGCTTCGATATTCTGTTTTTCTGGGTGGCCAGGATGATGATGATGGGCCTCAAGTTCATGGGGCAGGTGCCTTTCAAGGATGTCTATATTCATGCCTTGGTGCGGGATGCCCAGGGGCAGAAGATGAGTAAGAGCAAGGGCAACGTCATCGATCCCCTGACCGTCATCGACGAATACGGTACCGATGCGTTCCGTTTTACTCTCGCGGCTTTTGCCGCACAGGGCAGAGACGTAAAACTGTCCGTCGATCGCATTGCGGGGTATCGCAACTTTGTCAATAAACTCTGGAATGCCAGCCGTTTCGCTCTCATGAATCTGGAGGATTTCGATCCTTCCGGAATCGATCTGGACGACTGCCAGTTGACCCTTGCCGAGCGCTGGATATTGACACGCTTGATCGATGTCGCCGCCGAAACCGGGAAGGCACTGGAAGAATACAAGTTCAATGAAGCCGCCAGCGTTTTGTATGCCTTTACCTGGCATGAGTTCTGCGACTGGTATATCGAACTGAGCAAGGACGATTTGTACGGCGAAGATGCGGCTCGCAAGGCGACCTCGCAGGCCGTATTGTACACCGTGCTCGAACAGCTGCTGCGCCTGCTGCATCCTCTTATGCCGTTTGTCACGGAAGAAATCTGGCAGGCTCTGCCCGGCGAACGTCCGGCCGTATCGATTATGTCGGCCGCCTTTTCCACTGTATCGGAGTTGCCCGAAGATCGACAGGGAGCGTCCCACATGGAACGGATCATGGACGTCATCAAGGGGGTGCGCAATATTCGCGGCGAGATGAACGTTCCGCCCGGCAAGCGTATTGCCGCCGTGCTCGATTGCAAAACAAGCAAGGCTGCCGAGGTGATGGCCGCCGGCGAAGGCTATATTAAAAGTCTGGCACGGATCGACGACCTTGCTTTCGGGGTGGCCGTCGAGCGTCCCGCCCAGGCAGCCACGCAGGTTGCCGGGGATATCGAGATTCTGTTGCCCCTTGCCGGTTTGATCGATCTGGACGAGGAGCAGAAGCGTCTCAACAAAGAGATCGCCAAGGTGGAGAAGGACGTACTCATGTTCAGTAAAAAACTCTCCAACGAATCGTTCCTGGCCAAAGCTCCGGCCGCAGTCCTCGAGAAAGATCGCCAGAAATTGGCCGATGCCGAGGAGAAACTGTCCATTTTGAAGCAGGGTCTGGAGAAACTCGCAGCGTTGCAATAG